The Lolium rigidum isolate FL_2022 chromosome 1, APGP_CSIRO_Lrig_0.1, whole genome shotgun sequence region GCACGCGCTCGGCCACGCACGCGCCTCCTTCGGGCAGCGTCGTCATCCACGACCGGACGAGGCGCGCATCTTCAGCTCCGGCTTGGAGGACGACAGGGACGGTTCAGCGCCACCGccccaaggaggaggacgccgcgggCTCGCCACTACTTCCGCTGGCGAAGAAGAGGTGGTGGGAGATGGAGGCGCAGGCGCAGGCGACCCTCCGTGGTGGCGACGACCCAGAGGACTTCCCATGTCAGCACGTCATCATCGGCTGCTCCGTCGGCGAGGACTACCAGCACATCACGCTGGACCGCGGCAGGTCGCGGTGTGGTCCGCCAAGGACCACGGCGAGAACTTCGTCAACCTCGCTGGTCCTTCTAAgctgccggcgccaaaggaggaggacGGCTGGTCCTTCAGCTCCTCCTCCGACGGAGGCGGCGACGCAGACAACCTTGACTTCAGCGCCTTCGCCGCACGACGctagttttttttagtttttagtttaaattcgagTCACTTTTGTATAAAACTAGTCAATATTCGTATGAATTTCGTTTTTCAAATGTTATTTACATATGAATTTCTATTGGGGGCTACCAtatggggggcgccggtgtgggaacaccaTCCCCAAATGAAGGATGCAGTGCCGGCGGCCCGaatacggtagtgccggcgcccctgccagcGCCTATTTGgggagcgccggtggagatggtggagatgGCTCTTAACGGGCCCAATTCATAGCTCAATTGGGTATAGAGAAATAGCATACATCTAACATATTCAACTCATAGCTTGAGAAACGAAAATAACAAAATTCAGCTGCAGTAGTGTTAACCGTACAATTCAGACCCCAATCAGAATCAACTATTGTGCATGGCATGATGCCTTTTTTGTTTCTCTAGCTGTGAGTTAAATTTATGAAAAACCTTTTTTGACATTGTAGATATATATTGTGTCAATGTATTCAATTATTTCTAGATTTTTTTATAGAACTTCTATCATGGGTTTTTCATAAATTCTGGTGCATGATAGCATGAAAACAAGCTTGTACTTGCAACCAATTCATCTATAGGCCTCAAGACAGAGAGAAATGATAAGACTACTAGACTATTGACATATATATAAGGCTTAGTTTGGTATTGTGGTGGCTTATTCCACGGTTTCTTCTTTCTTGAGGACATAATAGCAAATTGAGAACATCTTCATAGCGTATTTCCTATAAACGCAACAGAAAAATTGTACTTCTTCCAGCAGAAGTAATCGACAATAATGTATTAAAATGCTAAAGATGAGATTTCAAATGACTGGCAAAAATACAAAACCTCTTTTGTCAACACTTTTTTCATAACAAAATAATAAGTGCAGCCTGAAAGAGCGGAAATTTTAGCATGACAGTTCCTTTCTCAAATTGAGTTAGCTACTTACAGGCTGAGGTCTCTATGATACCCGCGCCCTCTACCATAGCCCAAGCAATGGGAATCCATCCCAAATAGAGGATTTATTGCGGTAAAGAGTAAGTAAAAAAACTTCTAAACTAGCACAAAAATGTTTCTCTCTAATCACATGGCACAAAAAGTCTATCTTCCCTTGGTCTAGTATACTGTACTAGAGACCAGAGAGTACTTTGACTTGGGGGCATAGAAGGTGTCAATAACTTAACATGCCAGCATGCTGCGGAGCTAAGCAGTTTCTAACCCTTTTTCCCAGTGGTTCTTTCACTGTGTTCACATAAGTACGTATGTTAAATTGACCACATCACAGAAGAACTTTATTGTTGTACTGTTGTCATCTGACTACTGATGCAGTCCCAAGCGGTACTAATGTGCAATATGCGCATCCCAGTTAACTGGAGGCAGACCAATGGTGAAGAATGCAGAATCTCCAGAAAGTTTATGTGACCTGAGTTTGCCCTGAGTTTTTTGTGCAACCTGTGCACCCAAAATCGAAAACCAATGCTACTTGTTCTAAGAAGTTCTGGAAATAATTTAGTAGACATACATACATCCAACATGACAGAAAAATTGCAGTACTAAGGGCCCAATTCATAGCCCAATTGGGTATAGAGACATAGCTTGCATCTAACATGTTCAACTCACAGCTTGAGAAACGAAAATAACAAATTCAGCTGCGGTAGTGTTAGAAATGCAAAATCTGACCATGAAATGGCCAGATTGATCTTAATAATCATGACAACAAGCTAAGATGATCAACGATACCACCATGGAGGTCCAAGACAGACAAAAACGGTAAGACTAGTCGACTATTTCTCCGTATGTTGCATTAACTCGTGCTATCAACTGAAGCACGCGCTAGAAATTATCTGAGAGGTGATTGCTAGCTGAGATTTCTTTCATGACAGGACAGATATATAAGGCTTAGTTTGGTATTGTGGTGGCTTATTCCACGCTCTTGAGGACATACTAGCAAATTGAAAACGTCTTCATAGCATATTTCCTATAACCGCAACAGGAAAATTGTACTTCTCCCAACAGAAAATCGATAGAAATGTATTAAAAGTTCCattaaaatgctaaagaagagatTTCACATGACTGGCAAAAATGCTAAACTTCTTTTGTCAACTCTTTTTTCATAACAAAATAAATGGTAAGTGCAGCCTGAAAGAGCAGAAATTTTAGCATAACAGTTTGTTTTTCAAATGGAGTTAGATATTTAAATATAGGAATTGTCTCCTTCCAACAGTGCATTGCATCTAAAGAATCAAAAAAGTCTGCTGGATTAACAAAACCACTTCCAAAGACATATATTAGGTGTTAATCAAGAAGTATTGACATCCATTTACTGCCTGATATAGCTCAGTCATATCTGTAGGTTCACATGATTCCTGACTTTTAACTAATTCATCAAATCGCCCCAAGATTGACCAAAGTCAGATCACAATTTGATTGATTCAGGTTTATTCTAGTTTTTAACAACAGAATTTCAATCAGAAGCTATCTAAAGACAATATAATATAATACCTAGACATTACAGCACATGTGCACAAATTTGTGTTCCAAGGAAATAACTGAACAATGTTGTGCAGATTAATTgttgcattttcctcaacaacttTCAGTTGCTACTTTGTTCCTACTCACTCAAAATATGCATATGGATCCAAAATTTTCAGTTCTCATTGTAGTTGCTATTATGTCGAGATAGGTGGCACATAATATCGTGCCCGAAATATGTCTTGCTTCTATGACTATGGGGCCCCTTACTAGAACTTGATCCACTCTCAAATTCACTATGCTAATTTCAAGCTTACTCGGGGAAGAAAACTGAAGCACTAACTAATCGCTCATCCATTTCCTTGATAGTAGTTTCCAATACCCTTGTGTTGTGCCGGCTAACAAAATGCAATAACTGGATTCAGATATATTAAACCGCAATTAAAGAATGTTGATGATCCATATCATTTGACCAAAGTCAGATCACAATTTGATTGATTCAGGTTTATTCTAGTTTTTAACAACAGAATTTCAATCAGAAGCTATCTAAAGACAATATAATATAATACCTAGACATTACAGCACATGTGCACAAATTTGCGTTCCAACGAAATAACTAAACAATGTTGTGCAGATTAATCGTTgcattttcctcaagaactttcagTTGCTACTTTGTTCCTACTCACTCAAAATATGCATATGGATCCAAAATTTTCAGTTCTCATTGTAGTTGCTATTATATCGAGATAGGTGGCACATAATATCGTGCCCAAAATATGTCTTGCTTCTATGACTATGGGGCCCCTTACTAGAACTTGTTCCACCCTCGCATTCACTATGCTAATTTCAAGCTTACTCGGGGAAGAGAACTGAAGCACTAACTAATCGCTCATCGATTTCCTCGATAGTAGTTTCCCATACCCTTGTGTTGCGCTGGCTAACAAAATGCAATAACTGGATTCACATATATTATTAAAGCGCAATCAAAGAGTATGCAGGATGATCCATACCATTTGATGAGTGACCCAAAGAGGAAATGCTGCATGATGGGCACCTTCTCCAGCACTTCAGCCTTGTACATCTTGAGCAGCCCGCTGTTGACCTTCTTCCAGTGCGGCACGCCGCTGATATCATCCAACATGGGCGAATGCTCGGCGAAGGGCCCCTTCTTGACCTTCTTAACATACATGACACACGCCAGGTACATGTACTCCTTGGAGAAGTTGTCCAAGATGTCTGGGTTGTGGATGGACTTGGGCTTCATGTACTTGTGATCGATGAGCTGCGCAGCCCCGAATACGAAGGGCAGGAAATGGTAATCGTCTAGCCCCCACACGCCGTGCGACCCCGCAGGCTCCAGCAGGTAGGTGTCCTGCAGCGTGCGCATGAGGTCGAGGTAGGCAGCAAACACCCGCAGCACGACGGCGGGGTAGTCGTCCTCGGTGATGAGCCCGAGGCGCGCCAGGCAGTAGAGGAAGGCGGCGAAGTTGGTCTCGTGCCCCGTGCCGTAGTCGATGCGGGAGCCGTTGCCGAAGGAGTCGAGCAGGTACGGCGCGAGCTCGATCTCGGCGCCGGTGAGGGCTGAGGGGgacgcggcggtggcggtgattgGGGAGATGAGGTTGGTGACGGAGTCGGCGAGCTTCTCGTGCCAGAGGCGGAAGGCGGGGTTGCCGTAGCGGGAGCCGTGCGGGAAGGGCGGGGTGGAGGCGACGAAGGCGGAGAGCGCGGAGATGAGGTCGAGGAGCGCGGAGACCGCGGGGGAGGGCGGGGACGGGAGCGGGTCGGAGAGCTTGCGGCCGTGgacggaggcggagagcgaggcgaCGAAGCCGAGGAAGTGGCGGCCGTGGGTGGAGGCGTGGAAGCGGGCGATGTCGTCCGGGGAGGTGATGCGCTTGGCGGGGGCCTGGAAGGCGAAGGGCGGCGCGGCGGGGGGTACCGGGAGGGGCTGCGGGACCGGGGAGaggacgatggcggcggtgttggtGGGCGCGTTTATGGCGGGCATGCGGATGGGGCGGTAGGCGGGCGGCGGGGAGTCCCCGGACCAGGGGGCGGGggtgggcgcggcggcgggcgcgccGCAGGAACGGCAGAGCG contains the following coding sequences:
- the LOC124672130 gene encoding serine/threonine-protein phosphatase 2A activator-like, which gives rise to MSNPDSTSSSTPPPSHAAHIHTPLCRSCGAPAAAPTPAPWSGDSPPPAYRPIRMPAINAPTNTAAIVLSPVPQPLPVPPAAPPFAFQAPAKRITSPDDIARFHASTHGRHFLGFVASLSASVHGRKLSDPLPSPPSPAVSALLDLISALSAFVASTPPFPHGSRYGNPAFRLWHEKLADSVTNLISPITATAASPSALTGAEIELAPYLLDSFGNGSRIDYGTGHETNFAAFLYCLARLGLITEDDYPAVVLRVFAAYLDLMRTLQDTYLLEPAGSHGVWGLDDYHFLPFVFGAAQLIDHKYMKPKSIHNPDILDNFSKEYMYLACVMYVKKVKKGPFAEHSPMLDDISGVPHWKKVNSGLLKMYKAEVLEKVPIMQHFLFGSLIKWED